Proteins encoded together in one Kitasatospora albolonga window:
- a CDS encoding preprotein translocase subunit SecY, whose product MFTAFARAFKTPDLRKKLLFTLAMIVIYRLGAHVPAPGVDYAKVQQCIDQADSGGLLGLMQMFSGGALLQITIFALGIMPYITASIILQLLTVVIPRLEALKKEGQSGTAKITQYTRYLTVALAVLQGTGLVATARSGALFQNCNVRDQIVPDKSIFTTLVMVITMTAGTAAVMWLGELITDKGIGNGMSILMFISIAATFPGALWAIKESGKLADGWIEFGTVILIGFVMVALVVFVEQAQRRIPVQYAKRMIGRRSYGGTSTYIPLKVNQAGVIPVIFASSLLFIPSLIVQFSGSTSGWATWIQDHFVTGDHPYYISVYFVLIVFFAFFYVAISFNPDEVADNMKKYGGFIPGIRAGRPTAEYLSYVLNRITWPGSLYLGLIALVPTMALAAFGGANQNFPFGGTSILIIVGVGLETVKQIESQLQQRNYEGFLR is encoded by the coding sequence GTGTTCACCGCGTTCGCCCGAGCGTTCAAGACGCCCGACCTGCGCAAGAAGCTGCTCTTCACGCTGGCCATGATCGTGATCTACCGGCTCGGGGCGCACGTCCCGGCTCCCGGTGTCGACTACGCGAAGGTCCAGCAGTGCATCGACCAGGCCGATTCGGGTGGCCTGCTCGGTCTGATGCAGATGTTCAGCGGTGGCGCCCTGCTGCAGATCACCATCTTCGCGCTCGGCATCATGCCGTACATCACGGCCAGCATCATTCTCCAGCTGCTGACCGTCGTGATCCCCCGGCTCGAAGCCCTCAAGAAGGAGGGTCAGTCCGGTACGGCCAAGATCACGCAGTACACGCGTTATCTGACGGTCGCGCTGGCCGTCCTCCAGGGCACCGGCCTCGTCGCCACCGCCCGCAGCGGTGCGCTCTTCCAGAACTGCAACGTGCGCGACCAGATCGTGCCCGACAAGTCGATCTTCACGACGCTGGTCATGGTCATCACCATGACCGCCGGTACCGCCGCCGTCATGTGGCTCGGTGAGCTCATCACCGACAAGGGCATCGGCAACGGTATGTCGATCCTCATGTTCATCTCGATCGCCGCCACGTTCCCCGGCGCCCTGTGGGCCATCAAGGAGAGCGGCAAGCTGGCCGACGGCTGGATCGAGTTCGGCACGGTCATCCTCATCGGCTTCGTCATGGTGGCCCTGGTCGTCTTCGTCGAACAGGCCCAGCGCCGCATCCCCGTGCAGTACGCGAAGCGCATGATCGGGCGCCGTTCCTACGGCGGTACATCGACGTACATCCCGCTCAAGGTGAACCAGGCGGGTGTGATTCCCGTCATCTTCGCCTCGTCGCTGCTGTTCATCCCGTCGCTGATCGTCCAGTTCTCCGGCTCCACCTCGGGCTGGGCAACCTGGATTCAGGACCACTTCGTGACGGGTGATCACCCGTACTACATCTCGGTGTACTTCGTACTCATCGTCTTCTTCGCCTTCTTCTACGTGGCCATTTCGTTCAACCCCGACGAAGTCGCCGACAACATGAAGAAGTATGGTGGCTTCATCCCGGGCATCCGGGCAGGCCGACCTACTGCCGAGTACCTGAGCTACGTGCTCAACAGGATCACTTGGCCGGGCTCGCTGTACCTGGGCCTGATCGCTCTGGTGCCGACGATGGCGTTGGCAGCATTCGGCGGCGCGAACCAGAACTTCCCGTTCGGCGGGACGAGCATCCTCATCATCGTGGGTGTGGGTCTGGAAACCGTGAAGCAGATCGAGAGTCAGCTCCAGCAGCGCAATTACGAAGGGTTCCTCCGCTGA
- a CDS encoding adenylate kinase, giving the protein MRIVLVGPPGAGKGTQAAYLAQNLSIPHISTGDLFRANISQGTDLGKQARAYMDAGQLVPDEVTIGMAKDRMSQSDAVNGFLLDGFPRNVGQAEALDVMLKDEGVKLDAVLDLEVPEEEVVKRIAGRRICRSDSAHVFHVTYNPPKTEGVCDACGGELYQRDDDSEETVRTRLEVYHTQTEPIIDYYRAQGLVVTISALGKVTEVTERAMAALKKSDDQD; this is encoded by the coding sequence ATGCGAATCGTCCTCGTCGGGCCTCCGGGTGCCGGCAAGGGAACGCAGGCCGCGTACCTTGCCCAGAACCTGTCGATTCCGCACATCTCCACGGGCGACCTCTTCCGCGCCAACATCAGCCAGGGCACCGACCTTGGCAAGCAGGCCCGCGCCTACATGGACGCAGGCCAGCTGGTGCCGGACGAGGTCACCATCGGGATGGCCAAGGACCGCATGTCCCAGTCGGACGCCGTGAACGGCTTCCTGCTGGACGGCTTCCCGCGGAACGTCGGCCAGGCCGAAGCCCTTGACGTGATGCTCAAGGACGAGGGCGTGAAGCTGGACGCGGTCCTCGATCTCGAGGTCCCCGAGGAAGAGGTCGTGAAGCGGATCGCGGGTCGCCGCATCTGCCGCAGCGACAGCGCGCACGTCTTCCACGTGACGTACAACCCGCCGAAGACCGAGGGCGTCTGCGACGCCTGCGGCGGCGAGCTGTACCAGCGGGACGACGACAGCGAGGAGACGGTCCGTACGCGGCTCGAGGTCTACCACACGCAGACCGAGCCGATCATCGACTACTACCGGGCCCAGGGCCTGGTGGTGACCATCTCCGCGCTCGGCAAGGTCACCGAGGTGACCGAGCGCGCCATGGCGGCTCTGAAGAAGTCCGACGACCAGGACTGA
- a CDS encoding type I methionyl aminopeptidase, whose product MVQIKTPEQIAKMREAGLVVAAIHAATREAAVPGATTKDLDQVARKVIADHGAKSNFLGYGGFPATICTSVNEVVVHGIPDEKTVLKDGDIISIDAGAIVDGWHGDAAYTAFVGTGHAPELVELSRVTEESMWAGIAAMKVNNRLVDISRAIETYIRRQPRPATGKYGIIEDFGGHGIGSEMHMDPHLLNYVSRKRGKGIKLVPGVCLAIEPMVSLGTARTETLGDDWTVITTDGTWSSHWEHSIALTEQGPLVLTAPDCGKAKLAEYGIEAAPDPLG is encoded by the coding sequence ATGGTGCAGATCAAGACCCCCGAGCAGATCGCGAAGATGCGCGAGGCGGGGCTGGTGGTCGCTGCCATTCACGCGGCCACCCGGGAGGCGGCCGTGCCCGGCGCCACCACGAAGGACCTGGACCAGGTCGCCCGCAAGGTGATCGCCGACCACGGGGCGAAGTCGAACTTCCTCGGTTACGGCGGGTTCCCCGCGACGATCTGCACCTCGGTCAACGAGGTCGTCGTCCACGGCATCCCGGACGAGAAGACGGTCCTCAAGGACGGCGACATCATCTCGATCGACGCCGGCGCCATCGTGGACGGCTGGCACGGCGACGCCGCGTACACCGCCTTCGTGGGCACCGGTCACGCTCCGGAGCTGGTCGAGCTCTCCCGGGTGACCGAGGAGTCGATGTGGGCCGGGATCGCCGCGATGAAGGTGAACAACCGCCTCGTCGACATCTCCCGGGCGATCGAGACCTACATCCGCCGCCAGCCCCGCCCGGCCACCGGCAAGTACGGGATCATCGAGGACTTCGGCGGCCACGGCATCGGCTCCGAGATGCACATGGACCCGCACCTGCTGAACTACGTCTCCCGCAAGCGCGGCAAGGGCATCAAGCTGGTCCCGGGGGTCTGCCTGGCGATCGAGCCCATGGTCTCGCTCGGCACGGCCCGTACGGAGACCCTCGGCGACGACTGGACGGTCATCACGACGGACGGCACCTGGTCCTCGCACTGGGAGCACTCCATCGCCCTGACGGAGCAGGGGCCGCTGGTCCTGACCGCCCCGGACTGCGGCAAGGCGAAGCTCGCGGAGTACGGGATCGAGGCGGCGCCGGACCCGCTGGGGTGA
- a CDS encoding translation initiation factor IF-1 produces the protein MAKKQGAIEIEGTVIESLPNAMFKVELQNGHKVLAHISGKMRMHYIRILPDDRVVVELSPYDLTRGRIVYRYK, from the coding sequence GTGGCCAAGAAGCAAGGTGCCATCGAGATTGAGGGCACCGTGATCGAGTCCCTCCCGAACGCAATGTTCAAGGTGGAGCTCCAGAACGGTCACAAGGTCCTGGCGCACATCAGCGGCAAGATGCGGATGCACTACATCCGTATCCTCCCGGATGACCGGGTTGTGGTGGAGCTCTCTCCGTACGACCTCACGCGCGGCCGGATCGTCTACCGCTACAAGTAG
- a CDS encoding 50S ribosomal protein L36: MKVKPSVKKICDKCKVIRRHGRVMVICDNLRHKQRQG, encoded by the coding sequence ATGAAGGTCAAGCCGAGCGTCAAGAAGATCTGCGACAAGTGCAAGGTGATCCGCCGTCACGGTCGGGTCATGGTCATCTGCGACAACCTGCGCCACAAGCAGCGCCAGGGCTGA
- a CDS encoding 30S ribosomal protein S13, translating to MARVSGVDIPREKRVEVALTYVFGIGRTRSKEILASTGVNPNTRVRDLAEEDLVKIREYVDANLRTEGDLRREVQGDIRRKIEIGCYQGIRHRRGLPVHGQRTSTNARTRKGPRRAIAGKKKPGKK from the coding sequence ATGGCACGCGTTTCAGGTGTTGACATCCCGCGCGAAAAGCGCGTGGAGGTTGCCCTCACCTACGTCTTCGGTATCGGGCGCACCCGGTCCAAGGAGATCCTCGCCTCCACCGGCGTGAACCCGAACACCCGCGTTCGTGACCTGGCCGAAGAGGACCTGGTCAAGATCCGCGAGTACGTGGACGCCAACCTCCGCACCGAGGGTGACCTCCGCCGCGAGGTTCAGGGCGACATTCGCCGCAAGATCGAGATCGGCTGCTACCAGGGCATCCGCCACCGTCGTGGCCTGCCGGTCCACGGTCAGCGCACCAGCACGAACGCGCGTACCCGCAAGGGCCCGCGTCGCGCCATCGCCGGTAAGAAGAAGCCGGGCAAGAAGTAG
- a CDS encoding 30S ribosomal protein S11: MPPKGRQGAAKKVRRKEKKNVAHGHAHIKSTFNNTIVSITDPSGNVISWASAGHVGFKGSRKSTPFAAQMAAESAARRAQEHGMRKVDVFVKGPGSGRETAIRSLQATGLEVGSIQDVTPTPHNGCRPPKRRRV; the protein is encoded by the coding sequence ATGCCCCCCAAGGGTCGTCAGGGCGCAGCCAAGAAGGTGCGTCGCAAGGAAAAGAAGAACGTCGCTCACGGCCACGCGCACATCAAGAGCACGTTCAACAACACCATCGTCTCGATCACGGACCCCTCGGGCAACGTGATCTCCTGGGCCTCCGCCGGCCACGTCGGCTTCAAGGGCTCGCGCAAGTCCACCCCCTTCGCCGCGCAGATGGCCGCCGAGTCGGCCGCCCGCCGCGCGCAGGAGCATGGCATGCGCAAGGTCGACGTCTTCGTCAAGGGTCCCGGCTCCGGCCGTGAGACCGCGATCCGCTCCCTCCAGGCCACGGGCCTCGAGGTCGGTTCGATCCAGGACGTCACCCCGACGCCGCACAACGGCTGCCGTCCGCCGAAGCGTCGCCGCGTCTGA
- a CDS encoding DNA-directed RNA polymerase subunit alpha has translation MLIAQRPSLTEEVVDEFRSRFVIEPLEPGFGYTLGNSLRRTLLSSIPGAAVTSIRIDGVLHEFTTVPGVKEDVTDLILNIKQLVVSSEHDEPVVMYLRKQGPGLVTAADIAPPAGVEVHNPDLVLATLNGKGKLEMELTVERGRGYVSAVQNKQVGQEIGRIPVDSIYSPVLKVTYKVEATRVEQRTDFDKLIVDVETKQAMRPRDAMASAGKTLVELFGLARELNIDAEGIDMGPSPTDAALAADLALPIEELELTVRSYNCLKREGIHSVGELVARSEADLLDIRNFGAKSIDEVKAKLAGMGLALKDSPPGFDPTAAADAFGADDDADAGFVETEQY, from the coding sequence ATGCTTATCGCTCAGCGTCCGTCGCTGACCGAAGAGGTCGTCGACGAATTCCGCTCCCGGTTCGTGATCGAGCCGCTGGAGCCGGGCTTCGGCTACACCCTCGGCAACTCCCTGCGCCGTACCCTCCTCTCCTCGATCCCCGGTGCCGCTGTCACCAGCATCCGGATCGACGGGGTCCTGCACGAGTTCACCACCGTGCCGGGCGTCAAGGAGGACGTCACCGACCTCATCCTCAACATCAAGCAGCTGGTCGTCTCCTCGGAGCACGACGAGCCCGTCGTGATGTACCTGCGCAAGCAGGGCCCGGGTCTGGTCACCGCCGCCGACATCGCGCCCCCGGCCGGTGTCGAGGTGCACAACCCCGACCTCGTTCTCGCCACGCTCAACGGCAAGGGCAAGCTGGAGATGGAGCTGACCGTCGAGCGCGGTCGCGGCTATGTCTCCGCCGTCCAGAACAAGCAGGTCGGCCAGGAGATCGGCCGCATCCCGGTCGACTCCATCTACTCGCCGGTGCTCAAGGTCACGTACAAGGTCGAGGCGACCCGTGTCGAGCAGCGCACCGACTTCGACAAGCTGATCGTCGACGTCGAGACCAAGCAGGCCATGCGTCCCCGTGACGCCATGGCGTCGGCCGGTAAGACCCTGGTCGAGCTGTTCGGTCTGGCGCGCGAGCTCAACATCGACGCCGAGGGCATCGACATGGGCCCGTCCCCGACGGACGCCGCGCTCGCCGCGGATCTGGCGCTGCCGATCGAGGAGCTGGAGCTCACGGTCCGCTCGTACAACTGCCTCAAGCGCGAGGGCATCCACTCCGTGGGTGAGCTCGTGGCCCGCTCCGAGGCGGACCTGCTCGACATCCGCAACTTCGGTGCCAAGTCGATCGACGAGGTCAAGGCGAAGCTGGCCGGTATGGGCCTCGCGCTGAAGGACTCGCCTCCCGGCTTCGACCCGACCGCCGCCGCCGACGCCTTCGGCGCCGACGACGACGCGGACGCCGGTTTCGTGGAGACCGAGCAGTACTGA
- a CDS encoding 50S ribosomal protein L17 yields MPRPAKGARLGGSAAHERLLLANLAKSLFEHGRITTTEAKARRLRPVAERLVTKAKKGDIHNRRLVLQTITDKSVVHTLFTEIAPRYENRPGGYTRITKIGNRRGDNAPMAVIELVEALTVAQQATGEAEAATKRAVKEDALKKEEAPAAESEVVEDAKPVEKADEESKDA; encoded by the coding sequence ATGCCGCGTCCCGCAAAGGGTGCCCGTCTGGGCGGCAGCGCCGCGCACGAGCGTCTGCTCCTCGCCAACCTGGCGAAGTCGCTGTTCGAGCACGGCCGCATCACGACGACCGAGGCCAAGGCCCGCCGCCTGCGCCCCGTCGCCGAGCGCCTCGTCACCAAGGCGAAGAAGGGCGACATCCACAACCGTCGCCTGGTGCTCCAGACGATCACGGACAAGAGCGTCGTCCACACGCTCTTCACCGAGATCGCTCCCCGGTACGAGAACCGCCCCGGTGGTTACACCCGTATCACCAAGATCGGCAACCGTCGTGGCGACAACGCCCCGATGGCCGTCATCGAGCTGGTCGAGGCGCTGACCGTGGCCCAGCAGGCCACCGGTGAGGCCGAGGCCGCGACGAAGCGCGCGGTCAAGGAAGACGCCCTCAAGAAGGAGGAGGCCCCCGCGGCCGAGTCCGAGGTCGTCGAGGACGCCAAGCCGGTCGAGAAGGCCGACGAGGAGTCGAAGGACGCCTGA
- a CDS encoding tRNA pseudouridine(38-40) synthase TruA produces the protein MSDEAEPGFVRVRLDLAYDGKDFSGWAKQTGRRTVQGEIEDALRTVTRSAVTYGLTVAGRTDAGVHARGQVAHVDLPETVWAEHEEKLLRRLAGRLPQDVRIWRAAPAPAGFNARFSALWRRYAYRVGDRPGGVDPLTRGHVLWHDRPLDLDAMNEAAALMVGEHDFAAYCKKREGATTIRTLQKLSWVRDPASGVLTATVQADAFCHNMVRALIGAALFVGDGRRPAAWPAEVLAAKVRDPGVHVVRPHGLTLEEVAYPADELLAARAEEARNVRTLPGSAGCC, from the coding sequence GTGAGTGACGAGGCGGAGCCCGGGTTCGTACGGGTGCGGCTGGATCTGGCCTACGACGGCAAGGACTTCTCCGGCTGGGCGAAGCAGACCGGCCGGCGCACGGTGCAGGGCGAGATCGAGGACGCGCTGCGGACCGTGACGCGGTCGGCGGTGACGTACGGCCTGACGGTGGCGGGCCGCACGGACGCCGGGGTGCACGCGCGGGGGCAGGTGGCCCATGTGGACCTGCCGGAGACGGTGTGGGCGGAGCACGAGGAGAAGCTGCTGCGGCGGCTGGCGGGGCGGCTTCCGCAGGATGTACGGATCTGGCGCGCGGCCCCCGCCCCGGCCGGGTTCAACGCCCGCTTCTCCGCGCTCTGGAGGCGTTACGCCTACCGGGTCGGCGACCGGCCCGGCGGGGTGGACCCGCTGACGCGCGGTCATGTGCTGTGGCACGACCGGCCGTTGGACCTGGACGCGATGAACGAGGCCGCCGCGCTGATGGTGGGCGAGCACGACTTCGCCGCGTACTGCAAGAAGCGCGAGGGTGCGACGACCATCCGTACGCTCCAGAAGCTGAGTTGGGTACGGGACCCGGCTTCGGGCGTCCTCACCGCGACCGTGCAGGCGGACGCGTTCTGCCACAACATGGTGCGGGCGCTGATCGGGGCCGCGCTCTTCGTCGGTGACGGGCGGCGTCCGGCGGCCTGGCCTGCCGAGGTGCTGGCCGCGAAGGTGCGCGACCCCGGTGTGCACGTGGTGCGGCCGCACGGGCTGACGCTGGAGGAAGTGGCGTATCCGGCGGACGAGTTGCTGGCCGCGCGGGCCGAAGAGGCCCGTAACGTGCGGACGTTGCCGGGGTCGGCGGGGTGCTGCTGA